A region of the Fusobacteria bacterium ZRK30 genome:
ATTCTCAGAAAAAATCCATTGAACATATGGCTCAGGTGAGCCTATATAATAGAAACAAAAGTAACAAATTTAACAAAATCAATTATCAAAAATTTATAATATAAACTAGGGATTTAATAATCCCTGGTAATACAATATCGATGCAAGATAGTCTTAATTACGGGGGATTTGAATGAATAAAATAAAAGTAGTTCACTATATAAATCAATTCTTCGCCGGAATTGGTGGAGAAGAAAAAGCTGATATCAAACCTGAATTCAGAAATGAAGTTGTAGGTCCTGGTTCAGCTCTTATGCAACAATTTGGTGAAGAAGCAGAAATCGTAGGAACAGTAATTTGTGGAGATTCTTATTTAAATGAGAATGTTGAAGAAGCTACAAAAGAAATATTAGAAATGGTAAAAGCTGCAAAGCCTGACTTATTTATCGCAGGACCTGCTTTCAACGCAGGAAGATACGGAGTTGCTTGTGGAACTATTGCAAAATCTGTAAAAGAGGAATTAGGAATTCCTGTAGTTACTGCTATGTACATTGAGAACCCTGGTGTAGATATGTACAGAAAAGATCTTCATATTGTTTCTACAACTAACTCAGCAGCAGGAATGAGAAAGGCTATAAAGCCATTAGCAGCTCTTGCTTTAAAGTTAGGTAAGAAAGAAGTTGTTGGATCTCCAGCTGAAGAAGGATACCATGTAAGAGGAGTAAGACAAAATTACTTCGCTGAAAAGATCGGTGCTGAAAGAGCAGTAGATATGTTAGTAAATAAATTAAAAGGTGAGGAATTTGTAACTGAATATCCAATGCCATTATTTGATAATGTTGAACCTGGAAAGGCAATCAAAGATTTATCAACTGCTAAAATAGCATTAGTTACTTCTGGTGGAATGGTTCCTTCTGGAAACCCTGATAGAATTGAAGCTTCATCAGCTCAAAAATATGGTAGATATGAATTAGACAACATGGGAGAAACTGCTCATGGAGGATTCGACCCTACATATGCTAACGACAATCCAAACGTAGTAGTTCCTACAGATGCTTTAAGACAATTTGAAGCTGAAGGAGTAATCGGATCTATCCATCCTTACTACTATTCTACAACAGGAAACGGAACTTCAGTAAAGAACTCTAAAGCGTTCGCAGCTGAATTCACAAAAGAACTAGTTGCTGCAGGAGTAGACGGAGTAATCCTAACTTCTACATGAGGAACTTGTACTCGTTGCGGTGCAACGATGGTAAAAGAAATAGAAAAGAGTGGAATACCTGTAGTACATATTTGTACTGTAGTTCCTATCTCTCTAACAGTAGGAGCTAACAGAATAGTTCCTGCAATAGCAATTCCACATCCATTTGGTGACCCTGCATTATGTGCGGAAGACCAAATGAAAATAAGAAAAGACATAGTTAAAACAGCTTTAACTTCTTTAACTACTGAAGTTACTGAACAAACAGTATTCCAAGTTTAATAATTAAACTTAAATAAGGGGAAGAGTTATTGTCTCTTTCCCTTATTTTTTATAACTTTAAAAATAAATAAATATAATAATAAAAATCGGAGGAATAAAAGATGAATTTTGCAGTTTTAAAAGGAGCAGCATATTGTTTAGTGCATACTCCAGACATGATCTTACACAATGGAACTACTCAAACAGTTGAAAAACATACTAACCCGGATTCTGAATATTTAAAAAATATCAGAGACAGCTACAGAACTTATGAAGAAGTAGTAAACTACGGACCTAACCAAACTTACATCGGAAACCTTACTCCTGAAAAATTAAAAGAAGTTGGAATGCCATTCGTAGGTAAAAATATTGAAGGTTCTTCAAACAAAGGTAAATTTGGAGAGATCTTAGCTCAAAAAGAATTTATCGTAATGGTTAAATTAGCTGACGTTTTCGACTTAGTATTATTAGAAGAAAAATTCTTAGCTGACGCAGTAGAAGCATATAGAAACTATGAGTTCTATTCAGAAGCTGACGAAGCTCAATTAAATAAAGGTCATGAATTCTCTGTAATCGAAGCTTTAGTAAATGAAGAGGGAGCAGAAGGGTTATACCATGAAGATAAATTAGTTGGATGTGTAAAAAGAGCCCATGATGTAGACTCTAACTTAAGTTCACATGTAATATTTGAAAACTTAGTTGTAAAAGCATCTGGAATCTTAGCATTTAAAAACTTAATTGCAAGAAACAACATCGATCCTACAACTATCGACTATGTAATCGAATGTTCAGAAGAAGCTTGTGGAGATATGAACCAAAGAGGTGGAGGAAACTTCGCTAAAGCTATCGCCGAAGCATCTGGAGCAGTAAATGCAACTGGATCAGACCTTAGAGGATTCTGTGCAGCACCTACTCATTCATTGATCAACGCAGCATCATTAGTAAAAGCTGGAACATACAAGAACGTTGTAGTTGTTGCAGGTGGAGCTACAGCTAAGTTAGGAATGAACGGTAAAGACCATGTTAAAAAAGACTTACCTATCTTAGAGGATACATTAGGAGCATTCGCTATCTTAATCTCTGAAAATGACGGAGTTAGCCCGGTAATCAACACTGATTTCGTAGGTAGACATACTGTAGGAACAGGATCTTCACCTCAAGCAGTTATCTCATCATTAGTAATCGAGCCATTAGAAAAAGCTGGATTAAAGATTACAGATGTAGATAAGTACTCAGTAGAGATGCAAAACCCAGATGTTACAAAACCAGCAGGAGCAGGAGATGTACCAGAAGGAAACTACAAGATGATCGGAGCTTGTGGAGTTAAGAAAGGACATATCGAAAAGAAAGCTATGAAAGATTTCGTTGTAAATAACGGAATGGTTGGATGGGCACCTACACAAGGTCATATCCCTTCAGGAGTACCTTACTTAGGATTTGCTATGGATGAGTTAACTAAAGGTGACTTAAACAGAGTAATGGTAGTAGGAAAAGGATCATTATTCTTAGGAAGAATGACTAACTTATTCGATGGTGTATCTATCATGGTAGAAAGAAACACAGGTGTTACAGAGGAAGCAGGATCAGTTTCTAAAGATGAAATTAATACAATGATTGCAGAAGCTATGAAAAACTTTGCCTCTCAATTCTTAGGTTAAGGGGGGATTTCTTATGTCTTTAGATATTAAACAAATGATAGGTGAAACTTTTTTAGATATAGCCAATGCCATGGAAACAGGGTCGTTTGGTAAGAGAATATGTGTAGGAATAACTACAATAGGTAGTGAGCATGGAGTAGAAAACATCGTTAAAGGTGCAGAAAAAGCAGCTTTAAGTGGTGACTTTGATGTAGTTTTAATTGGACCTAAGGTAGAGACAGCTTTAAGAGTTGTAGAAGCTAACACTGAGGAAGAAGCGCATAAAAGAATGGAAGAATTAATCGATTCAAAAGAGATCAATTCAGCTGTAACTATGCATTACAGTTTCCCAATAGGTACTTCTACAATAGGTAGAGTAGTAACACCTGCTTTTGGAAATGACATGTTAATAGGAACTACAACAGGAACATCAGCTACTAACAGAACAGAAGCTATGTTTAAAAACTCACTTTATGGAATAGCAACAGCCAAAGCAATTGGAATAGCTAATCCTAGTGTTGGAATCTTAAACGTAGACAGCTCAAGAGCTGTAGAAAGATCTCTTAGAAAATTAGCTGACAACGGTTATGCAATTAACTTTGGTGAATCTAGAAGAGCAGATGGTGGAACAATCATGAGAGGAAACGACCTTTTAATGGGATCATCAGATGTAATGGTAACAGATAGTTTAACTGGAAATATTCTTATGAAGATGTTTTCTTCTTACTCAACAGGTGGAAGTTATGAAGCAAACGGATATGGATATGGTCCAGGAGTATCATTTGATATGAAGAGAACTATATTAATCTTATCTAGAGCATCAGGAGTACCTGTAGTAGAAGGAGCAATAAAATATGCTGCACTATTAGGGAAAAATGATCTTGCTGCAATAGTAAGCAAAGAATATGAGATGATAAAAAAAGCAGGATACGAAGAGATCTTAGCTGGTTTTGTTGAAGCACCTAAAAAACCAGTAGAAGAATTTGTAAAGCCTGAAAAAGAAGTAGTAACAGCGCAAGTATCAGGGATAGATATCATGGACTTAGATGATGCAGCACTAGAACTTATGAGAAATGGGATCTATGCAGAAGCAGGAATGGGTTGTACAGGACCAATCATCTTAGTAAATGAAACTAACAAAGAGAAAGCAATTGTTATCTTAGGAGAAAATGAATATATCGCAGTAGAAAAAACAAGCTGCTAATATTTAATCTAAAGAGAAGTCATCAATTTATTGATGGCTCCTTTTTTTATGTCTTGAAATCCCTCTTCTTCTTTCAACTATAGCTTGTCACTCCAATATCAGAAATCTCCTATAAAATAAGAACACCATATATGATCCTCATAGGGAGTAATTTTCATATTTTATCTTAAAAATGCTCGTGTCTCTGGTTATTCTATTAAACTCAAAAGTTTCATCGAACTAGCACCTCTATAAGACCTCCCTCTAGGAAACCAGGATCTCTTGGCTTTTACCTACTAAGACAAGATGGCTTTAGCTTTAGCTTCGGTTTCTCTCAGTTGAGATTCATATTTAAAATTAATTTTGATACTCATAAAATCTCTATAAAAATGAGGAGTCAGAACCTTCATGAATTTTGGTTGCTACAAATATTTAAAGAATATGGATTGTTTTCTCCCTTTATTTTTGATAGTATACATAAAAAAGAGCCATCAACATTAGTTGATGACCCTTCTTCCTCTTTGAATTTCTTCAAAAAATAAAAAAGACTTGGCAAGTTCCTATCCTCCCAAGGGGCTGCCCCCTAAGTACTTTCGGCGTTTACGGACTTAACTTCTGGGTTCGGAATGTGACCAGGTGTACCCCCGTAGCTTTTCTTACCAAGCTTACTTTCTTATTGAATATTGTTAAACATTCAAAACTATATAATAATGTTTCATAAATTAACTTTCTAAAAATCATTTTCTTTAGGTAAAGTGTTCGTCATATTAGTATTGGTCAGCTAAAGACTTCACAGCCCTTACACCCCCAACCTATCAACCTCCTAGTCTCGAAGGTGACTTATCAATGATAGAATACTTATCTCTGAGTTGGCTTCCCGCTTAGATGCTTTCAGCGGTTATCCATTCCAAACGTGACTACCCAGCTATGCCATTGGCATGACAACTGGTACATTAGAGGTTTGTCCATCCCGGTCCTCTCGTACTAAGGACAGATCTCATCAATATTCTTACGCCTACAGTGGATAGGGACCGAACTGTCTCACGACGTTCTGAACCCAGCTCACGTACCGCTTTAATGGGCGAACAGCCCAACCCTTGGGACCTTCTCCAGCCCCAGGATGCGATGAGCCGACATCGAGGTGCCAAACTTTGCCGTCGATATGGACTCTCGGGCAAAATCAGCCTGTTATCCCCGGGGTAGCTTTTATCCGTTGAGCGATGGCCCTTCCATTCGGAACCACCGGATCACTATGTCCTGCTTTCGCACCTGCTCGATGTGTCTATCTCACAGTCAAGCTCCCTTATGCCATTGCACTCTTCGGTTGATTTCCATCCAACCTGAGGGAACCTTTGAACGCCTCCGTTACTCTTTCGGAGGCGACCGCCCCAGTCAAACTACCCACCTAGCACTGTCTCCATGATTACACATCACAGATTAGAATCAAAATGTTATATGGTTGGTATTCCACCAGCGACTCATATACAGCTAGCGCCATATAATCACAGTCTCCCAACTATCCTATACACATAACATCTCAACCCAATACCAAGCTATAGTAAAGCTCCACGGGGTCTTTCCGTCCTACTGTAGGTAACCGGTATCTTCACCGGTAGTACAATTTCACCAGGCCTCCCGCCAAGACAGCATTCGAGTCATTACACCATTCGTGCAGGTCGGAACTTACCCGACAAGGAATTTCGCTACCTTAGGACCGTTATAGTTACGGCCGCCGTTCACCGGGGCTTCAATTTGAGTCGCTAAACCCTCCTCTTAACCTTCCGGCACTGGGCAGGTGTCAGCCCATATACATCGCCTTTCAGCTTAGCATAGACCTGTGTTTTTGCTAAACAGTTGCTCGAATCTCTTCACTGCGGCCATCAAAAGCTCAAAATCGCGTGTATTTATCACCTTTAATGGCACCCCTTCTCCCGAAGTTACGGGGCCATTTTGCAGAGTTCCTTAGCGAGAGTTAGCCTGTACGCCTTAGATTTCTCATCCTAACCACCTGTGTCGGTTTACGGTACGGGCACTATAATTCTCAATAGAAGCTTTTCTCGGCAGCGTGGGATTTGTACCTTCGTGTTCATTACAAACACTCCGCATCACACCTCAGATCTAAAACCGTGGATTTTCCTGCGGTTCCATCCTACATGCTTACACAGACATATCCAACAGTCTGCGCACATACCCTTCTGCGTCCCTCCATCTCTCAAACAAATTACAGTGGCGCAGTAATATTAAACTGCTTTCCATTCGCCTACGCAATCTAGCCTCGGCTTAG
Encoded here:
- the grdB gene encoding glycine reductase complex selenoprotein B, encoding MNKIKVVHYINQFFAGIGGEEKADIKPEFRNEVVGPGSALMQQFGEEAEIVGTVICGDSYLNENVEEATKEILEMVKAAKPDLFIAGPAFNAGRYGVACGTIAKSVKEELGIPVVTAMYIENPGVDMYRKDLHIVSTTNSAAGMRKAIKPLAALALKLGKKEVVGSPAEEGYHVRGVRQNYFAEKIGAERAVDMLVNKLKGEEFVTEYPMPLFDNVEPGKAIKDLSTAKIALVTSGGMVPSGNPDRIEASSAQKYGRYELDNMGETAHGGFDPTYANDNPNVVVPTDALRQFEAEGVIGSIHPYYYSTTGNGTSVKNSKAFAAEFTKELVAAGVDGVILTSTUGTCTRCGATMVKEIEKSGIPVVHICTVVPISLTVGANRIVPAIAIPHPFGDPALCAEDQMKIRKDIVKTALTSLTTEVTEQTVFQV
- the grdC gene encoding glycine/sarcosine/betaine reductase complex component C subunit beta, translating into MNFAVLKGAAYCLVHTPDMILHNGTTQTVEKHTNPDSEYLKNIRDSYRTYEEVVNYGPNQTYIGNLTPEKLKEVGMPFVGKNIEGSSNKGKFGEILAQKEFIVMVKLADVFDLVLLEEKFLADAVEAYRNYEFYSEADEAQLNKGHEFSVIEALVNEEGAEGLYHEDKLVGCVKRAHDVDSNLSSHVIFENLVVKASGILAFKNLIARNNIDPTTIDYVIECSEEACGDMNQRGGGNFAKAIAEASGAVNATGSDLRGFCAAPTHSLINAASLVKAGTYKNVVVVAGGATAKLGMNGKDHVKKDLPILEDTLGAFAILISENDGVSPVINTDFVGRHTVGTGSSPQAVISSLVIEPLEKAGLKITDVDKYSVEMQNPDVTKPAGAGDVPEGNYKMIGACGVKKGHIEKKAMKDFVVNNGMVGWAPTQGHIPSGVPYLGFAMDELTKGDLNRVMVVGKGSLFLGRMTNLFDGVSIMVERNTGVTEEAGSVSKDEINTMIAEAMKNFASQFLG
- the grdD gene encoding glycine/sarcosine/betaine reductase complex component C subunit alpha; this encodes MSLDIKQMIGETFLDIANAMETGSFGKRICVGITTIGSEHGVENIVKGAEKAALSGDFDVVLIGPKVETALRVVEANTEEEAHKRMEELIDSKEINSAVTMHYSFPIGTSTIGRVVTPAFGNDMLIGTTTGTSATNRTEAMFKNSLYGIATAKAIGIANPSVGILNVDSSRAVERSLRKLADNGYAINFGESRRADGGTIMRGNDLLMGSSDVMVTDSLTGNILMKMFSSYSTGGSYEANGYGYGPGVSFDMKRTILILSRASGVPVVEGAIKYAALLGKNDLAAIVSKEYEMIKKAGYEEILAGFVEAPKKPVEEFVKPEKEVVTAQVSGIDIMDLDDAALELMRNGIYAEAGMGCTGPIILVNETNKEKAIVILGENEYIAVEKTSC